A window from Podospora bellae-mahoneyi strain CBS 112042 chromosome 1 map unlocalized CBS112042p_1, whole genome shotgun sequence encodes these proteins:
- a CDS encoding uncharacterized protein (EggNog:ENOG503P5Z4), with amino-acid sequence MAMLLPKGIVENTREIYKEVASYPIVPPEKLWQYWNVYTTTSRKLVDPTAYRLEHFWWHVWGSDRRYLSGSTIAKLFEEISRGPTFVPLRSVRNRYEGPSGHSDARNNGRGDAKAASRQGQPNQNSDQQKSAPVGGMKLPTPSSSRPPPAHPILKKKNRGPSGSKPKPTARFVDPSAFQERIITPLTEPVAPQQLPSSPPGEPVAKKNRAVAVVDEAQTPTAVDMPPPPKPSPRVTEMPPPPKPSPKRKNVPSAVTVAGGTDVRPPPISPAKPERAAPPTGRRIVASTAASKRRPVMSRRQSSQSSGGTGTRVVSPATAALVKQMVAQKSKGQEGVGHQDSAIISSSTESQGVVPPISAKSAGKRPAKAPIDQPVTTAQNVHPPPNQADGRHNRPLPATEGRALLAAAMRPPTYMAPPFQRRSTWDLDAQFPEPRPQPRIPGGLVQDRAQRPSFGLQRSAPMMAGFVTSTTTTSPIRGSSSTATAPKIVRSRSNNTDNRLTLMALPTGVTSAAATTTPAIATARFDSEPVAFGPREPEARDIPDKVMDFSRGFTTNRVLQPCFTPTPPNPAPPIPYGRSKSQLHLLLEKEKEKLKRGNFNSKV; translated from the exons ATGGCTATGTTGCTGCCCAAGGGCATTGTCGAAAACACGCGCGAGATATACAAGGAGGTGGCGAGCTATCCCATCGTTCCTCCAGAGAAGCTATGGCAATATTGGAATG TCTATACAACAACCTCACGAAAGCTTGTTGACCCAACCGCGTACAGATTGGAACACTTTTGGTGGCACGTTTGGGGAAGTGACAGACGATATCTCAGCGGGTCAACGATTGCCAAACTGTTCGAAGAGATCTCCCGTGGCCCGACATTCGTCCCTCTACGATCTGTTAGAAACAGATACGAAGGGCCATCG GGCCACAGCGATGCACGTAATAATGGCAGGGGAGACGCAAAAGCAGCCTCACGGCAGGGGCAGCCCAATCAAAACTCGGACCAGCAGAAATCAGCCCCTGTTGGCGGAATGAAGCTACCGACGCCGTCGTCTTCGAGGCCACCCCCAGCCCACCCgatcttgaagaagaagaatagAGGGCCTTCTGGATCAAAACCAAAGCCAACAGCTCGATTCGTGGACCCGTCTGCTTTTCAAGAGCGTATCATTACCCCTTTGACCGAGCCAGTTGCGCCACAGCAGCTCCCGTCCTCGCCTCCGGGCGAGCCGGtcgccaagaagaacagggCGGTGgcagttgttgatgaagcgCAAACTCCTACTGCAGTCGacatgccgccgccgccgaagccTTCACCTCGTGTCACAGAGATgcctcccccgccaaaaccatcaccaaagcGAAAGAATGTCCCTTCGGCCGTGACGGTTGCCGGTGGAACCGACGTCCGTCCACCGCCAATCTCACCAGCCAAGCCCGAGAGAGCTGCGCCGCCGACAGGGAGACGGATTGTTGCCAGCACAGCAGCATCGAAGAGGCGTCCAGTCATGTCGAGGAGACAGAGCTCCCAAAGCTCAGGGGGCACAGGAACGCGCGTCGTCAGCCCGGCCACCGCGGCGCTGGTGAAGCAGATGGTGGCGCAAAAGTCcaaaggacaagaaggagtcGGCCACCAAGATTCGGCCATAATATCTTCATCAACGGAAAGCCAAGGGGTTGTTCCCCCCATCAGTGCAAAGTCAGCTGGGAAACGGCCAGCCAAAGCCCCAATAGATCAACCAGTGACCACTGCGCAGAACGTACACCCACCCCCTAATCAGGCAGATGGTCGGCATAATCGTCCTCTTCCAGCAACAGAAGGCCGAGCACTTCTCGCGGCAGCAATGAGGCCACCGACATACATggccccccctttccaacgACGATCAACCTGGGACCTCGACGCCCAATTTCCAGAACCCCGGCCCCAACCTCGAATCCCTGGGGGTTTGGTCCAAGACCGAGCTCAACGCCCCAGTTTCGGCCTCCAGCGATCTGCCCCCATGATGGCGGGATTCGtaaccagcaccaccaccaccagccccatCCGAGGATCCAGCAGCACAGCCACAGCACCAAAAATCGTCCGTTCTCGCTCCAACAATACGGACAACCGACTCACCCTCATGGCCCTGCCGACGGGTGTTACGAGTGCGGCAGCGACTACTACTCCTGCAATAGCAACAGCACGGTTTGATTCAGAGCCGGTGGCGTTTGGACCTCGGGAGCCGGAAGCGAGGGATATTCCGGATAAGGTGATGGATTTTTCGAGAGGTTTCACGACGAACCGGGTTCTGCAGCCGTGCTTCACGCCCACGCCACCGAATCCGGCGCCGCCGATTCCGTATGGGAGGTCCAAGAGCCAGTTGCAtttgttgttggagaaggagaaggagaagttgaagaggggAAATTTTAATAGTAAAGTCTAA
- a CDS encoding uncharacterized protein (EggNog:ENOG503Q4NG; COG:S), giving the protein MFGSRRHPRPPNLPLTAATVDPNAATAAAAVFKRHESNSTLSAAAAAAALRARPMTPTRVADVQTKRTLRRSASVASSSRTESPITQGRPNLQRRGSSGSMTERTFRSPSPHRPGGSGGHRQTQSLSHDAPPVPALPKDIGASPQTQHRKSKSLGMGTTPVRLASQRLGSEDAPSWFGAAKVGDPSNIRRTDPAMASPPSSPPQIPRQEQEMVSEIARPDSQASSINFSYPTRTRVGSPPVSPTEAPASVGSSARFSLPASAVEAGSAAQMSRTREQPARQALVASPRTRSTSNPAPDEILVYDPNSRRMVPRSELHPAHHEAPQQRTDSKRKKRTSQKAGSHLAAGTVSRLKGTAVDNSPATKNQSQITPAPVQERIHVPQPSVYVQDLEEPSVKAIISSPRLDAKRLEQHGPPPMTPSSPQVSKEATWQGVRRQPSVVREEAEPEEPKPNHISTSSLTQALDSVPTRPKTVSTPESRGSPFTQVMDAVPTRQKTYPNTELEVPSVEISKPTSPSPVRGGRSPVDTRRAQVAHERSHSNSPVRQAHFGPVQENLTVKHSPPPRSISPRKSALKHSSPSRGASPSSSEASVSGNHEPPVGRKKSVRVSFDDAKDAVSPSPDNRATSPLSASPPEAGRQRYFGLVKKDIPSLDDDEIMKPRPALPSFGSIRERKPRDAQPEEDAERPLVRPNAETTHASTGPSATGLLPSPSLGSSNDHALGGIFSQECDEGRTHTANISRLREPLPPVVTSVEGGGYISDTDSDSSLATTQSEHEPAEVSSRDFAPRQPLQTQFELSNGSASPQSIPTAVRQASVNSAPKQEVPHIAVIQPTPPAMAEDKSLREELFDVPGGFPEDESDQSVPQRPAPAMVEVPESRPAVQPSTQTISSAVHDTTDSESSIYSDACEDLSDIEGSGFLSLDAVVESPLRPDPSSRQHPKELHATEKPVEATPKLQTEISTATTAVETPHASPPASPPTESPQDEWEKVKAYWRSLSAEKRAQLEKEAREEAGVEADLDQVPSEPKPKKKKSIERRSSERKALALHMAQQVAVQHQREQEKAVTNPERSYMIKPGTKWTEEEAAIPTTMRKTLRSEPQQQSAPTQGPRLRKSLRSSSADTRRSDTRPADMSPARHPAPSAAAAASSASTESQRRAAASPPVTAVPTTLKRRGSSGSESSFKRSRPRSGSATGFRMTMRATSPPTDLPSKRFSMTSVSSKQSVEVPAPSTQMRRTLRDSSTEGRRSPSGMRMPSFGKKSGAKVTKNKSGNKFSSRFADSSDEDGGASGFQSRFEDSSDEDDIAPAPLPPLPKSKSAPNGVGVGRGSVASTALLEELEESEETPAVKANGTTKPAVSSPGGQPPLTVDTSLRRVRSGKGSILRTSQTAPALGAETASPVSGAAPSADGKRAATRRSSLMSVLRRKKHDSSSGGIARSSMDSPARRDTKLERNASQLKAAREQDVSPTVEEPPAAEGEPEPEPAVVQTPPPQRSPKLQKRMGIFGHSHSQSQQQPPPPRMQMPLDDDGPKRPSTSGNLGTRTLSGGIGGGNLGTGLVQHQLQQRTAFSTGAPSVDGSSVTGTADGGTPKKKKRFRGLRKMFRLDE; this is encoded by the exons ATGTTTGGCTCCCGAAGGCATCCTCGGCCGCCCAATCTG CCCTTGACAGCGGCGACTGTTGATCCAAATGCTgccacggctgctgctgccgtcttCAAACGCCATGAGTCCAACTCTACATTATcagctgccgctgccgccgctgctctTCGCGCGCGACCCATGACGCCAACACGAGTGGCCGACGTGCAAACAAAACGAACCCTACGCCGCAGCGCATCGGTCGCCTCATCGTCGCGAACGGAATCACCAATAACACAAGGCAGACCGAACCTGCAACGGCGCGGAAGCAGCGGGTCCATGACCGAGCGAACGTTTCGAAGTCCAAGTCCACATCGACCCGGTGGTAGCGGAGGACATCGACAGACGCAATCGCTCAGTCACGACGCCCCTCCCGTCCCAGCCCTCCCAAAAGATATCGGCGCGTCACCACAAACCCAGCATCGCAAATCCAAAAGCCTAGGAATGGGGACCACCCCTGTACGACTTGCGTCTCAGAGACTTGGTTCAGAAGATGCGCCGTCTTGGTTTGGGGCGGCCAAGGTCGGCGACCCTTCCAATATCCGTAGGACGGATCCTGCTATGGCCAGCCCTCCATCAAGCCCACCACAGATCCCACGACAAGAGCAAGAGATGGTGTCTGAGATTGCAAGGCCTGATAGTCAGGCGTCGTCGATAAACTTCTCCTACCCAACGCGAACGAGAGTTGGCTCTCCCCCAGTGTCCCCCACAGAAGCGCCTGCTTCTGTCGGTAGTTCGGCTCGTTTCAGCCTTCCGGCATCTGCTGTGGAGGCCGGGTCGGCTGCGCAGATGTCGCGAACCAGAGAGCAACCGGCCCGTCAAGCACTGGTGGCGAGTCCAAGAACTCGGTCTACCTCGAATCCCGCCCCCGACGAAATTTTGGTTTATGACCCCAACTCGAGACGCATGGTCCCACGATCAGAGCTGCATCCGGCACATCATGAAGCCCCCCAGCAACGCACCGACtcgaaaaggaaaaagaggaCATCGCAAAAAGCTGGATCACATCTCGCCGCAGGGACAGTGAGCCGTCTGAAAGGTACAGCGGTCGACAATTCTCCAGCGACCAAGAACCAATCACAGATCACGCCGGCCCCCGTCCAGGAGCGCATCCATGTGCCCCAGCCGTCAGTATACGTGCAAGATCTCGAGGAGCCATCGGTCAAAGCCATCATCAGCTCACCAAGATTGGATGCGAAGAGGCTTGAGCAACATGGCCCTCCACCAATGACCCCATCCAGCCCTCAGGTCAGCAAGGAGGCGACTTGGCAAGGGGTCAGGAGACAGCCTTCGGTCGTTAGGGAGGAAGCGGAGCCCGAAGAGCCAAAGCCAAACCACATCTCAACAAGCTCTTTGACACAGGCCCTAGATTCTGTTCCAACACGGCCAAAAACGGTTTCCACACCGGAATCGAGGGGATCACCTTTCACACAAGTGATGGATGCAGTCCCAACAAGGCAAAAGACGTACCCAAATACTGAGCTCGAGGTCCCCTCTGTCGAAATATCGAAGCCAACCAGTCCAAGCCCCGTACGAGGTGGTCGTTCGCCAGTTGACACGAGACGGGCTCAAGTCGCACATGAACGCAGTCACTCTAATAGCCCTGTTCGACAAGCACACTTTGGGCCGGTCCAGGAAAACTTGACAGTTAAGcactcgcctcctcctcggtcgATCTCGCCGCGCAAATCAGCCCTTAAGCACTCGAGCCCCTCGAGAGGCGCGTCGCCTTCGTCGTCCGAGGCATCTGTAAGCGGCAATCATGAGCCACCTGTTGGGCGCAAGAAATCCGTGCGTGTCAGTTTTGACGATGCTAAAGATGCTGTGAGCCCTTCGCCGGACAACCGCGCCACGTCACCGCTCTCCGCCAGTCCTCCAGAGGCCGGCCGTCAGCGATACTTTGGCCTTGTCAAGAAAGACATTCCATctttggatgatgatgagattaTGAAGCCCCGGCCTGCGTTGCCGAGCTTCGGAAGCATTCGAGAAAGGAAGCCCCGAGATGCACAaccggaggaggatgcggaaCGACCGCTTGTTCGGCCGAACGCGGAGACAACACATGCTTCTACGGGACCTTCAGCGACAGGACTTCTTCCCAGTCCATCACTGGGCTCCAGCAATGACCACGCGCTGGGTGGAATCTTTTCCCAAGAATGTGACGAGGGCCGTACACATACTGCAAATATCTCGAGGCTCAGGGAACCTCTGCCTCCTGTTGTAACTAGCGTCGAGGGCGGTGGGTACATCAGCGACACGGACAGCGACAGCTCTCTGGCTACCACTCAGTCGGAACACGAGCCGGCCGAGGTCTCCAGCCGTGACTTTGCCCCTCGGCAGCCACTTCAGACTCAATTTGAACTGTCGAACGGCTCAGCCAGCCCACAAAGCATCCCTACTGCTGTTCGGCAGGCCTCGGTCAACTCAGCACCGAAGCAAGAAGTTCCACATATAGCTGTCATTCAGCCGACACCACCTGCGATGGCTGAGGATAAGTCACTCAGGGAAGAGCTCTTCGACGTGCCGGGAGGCTTCCCGGAGGATGAGTCCGATCAGTCCGTTCCTCAGCGGCCTGCGCCCGCCATGGTCGAGGTCCCGGAAAGTCGGCCGGCAGTTCAGCCTTCGACGCAAACCATCTCTTCAGCTGTTCACGATACTACTGATTCCGAAAGCAGCATCTATAGCGATGCGTGTGAGGACCTTTCCGATATCGAGGGCAGCGGCTTCTTGTCGCTCGATGCCGTGGTGGAAAGCCCACTCCGACCGGATCCCAGCTCTCGCCAGCATCCGAAAGAGCTACATGCGACCGAAAAGCCCGTCGAGGCAACGCCCAAACTCCAGACCGAGATATCGACAGCCACGACTGCCGTTGAGACCCCACACGCAAGTCCGCCTGCGAGTCCACCCACAGAGAGCCCGCAGGATGAGTGGGAAAAGGTGAAAGCATACTGGCGAAGTCTCAGTGCGGAGAAGCGAGCACagctggaaaaggaggcACGAGAAGAGGCCGGGGTCGAGGCCGATCTGGATCAGGTGCCATCTGAACCGAagccaaaaaagaagaaatcgATTGAGAGAAGGAGTTCAGAGCGCAAGGCGTTGGCCTTGCACATGGCACAGCAGGTGGCAGTCCAGCACCAAAGAGAGCAGGAGAAAGCTGTGACGAATCCCGAGCGCAGTTATATGATCAAGCCTGGGACGAAGTGGACCGAAGAGGAAGCTGCCATCCCGACAACCATGAGGAAGACTCTGCGCAGCGAACCTCAGCAACAGTCTGCTCCTACCCAAGGTCCCCGTCTGCGCAAATCACTGCGATCAAGCAGTGCCGACACCAGGAGGTCTGACACCAGACCCGCGGACATGAGTCCAGCTAGGCACCCAGCACCgagtgctgctgctgcggcaaGCTCTGCATCTACTGAGAGCCAGCGACGGGCAGCGGCAAGCCCCCCTGTCACGGCTGTCCCGACAACATTGAAACGCCGCGGCTCTAGTGGTAGTGAAAGCAGCTTCAAgaggtcgaggccgagaagcgGGTCGGCCACCGGTTTCCGCATGACCATGAGAGCGACTTCGCCACCTACTGACCTGCCGTCGAAGAGGTTTTCGATGACATCTGTGTCCTCCAAACAAAGTGTGGAAGTTCCAGCTCCGAGCACTCAGATGCGTAGAACATTACGCGACTCGTCTACTGAGGGAAGAAGGAGTCCGAGCGGGATGCGTATGCCAAGTTTTGGAAAGAAGAGTGGTGCCAAAGTTACAAAGAATAAGTCGGGGAACAAGTTTTCCAGTCGCTTCGCCGACTCGAGTGATGAGGACGGAGGGGCCAGTGGCTTCCAAAGTCGGTTTGAAGATTCTAGCGATGAAGACGATATCGCCCCGGCGCCGCTCCCCCCATTGCCAAAGTCTAAGTCGGCCCCTAACGGGGTAGGTGTTGGCCGTGGTTCTGTGGCCAGCACGGCCTTGttggaggagctcgaggagtCAGAGGAGACACCGGCTGTCAAGGCGAATGGGACAACCAAACCAGCGGTCTCGAGCCCGGGTGGCCAGCCTCCCTTGACGGTGGACACCTCTCTCCGCCGTGTCCGCTCTGGCAAGGGTAGCATCCTTCGCACTTCTCAGACTGCCCCTGCACTGGGAGCTGAGACAGCCTCTCCTGTCTCAGGGGCCGCCCCATCCGCCGATGGCAAACGTGCCGCGACTCGTCGCAGCAGTCTGATGTCTGTCCTCCGCCGCAAGAAGCATGATTCCTCCTCTGGGGGAATCGCCCGCAGCAGCATGGACAGCCCGGCGAGGAGGGACACCAAACTCGAGCGCAACGCCAGCCAGCTCAAGGCTGCCAGAGAGCAGGATGTCTCGCCCACAGTGGAGGAGCCACCCGCTGCCGAGGGCGAGCCGGAGCCTGAACCAGCGGTAGTTCAGACCCCGCCACCGCAAAGAAGCCCCAAACTTCaaaagaggatggggatCTTCGGACACAGTCACAGTCAgagtcagcagcagcctccgccgcccAGGATGCAGATGCCACTGGATGATGACGGGCCAAAGAGACCTTCTACAAGTGGGAATTTGGGCACTCGGACGTTGTCTGGTGGAATCGGGGGTGGAAATCTCGGGACGGGTCTGGTGCAGCATCAGTTGCAGCAGCGGACGGCTTTTTCGACGGGTGCTCCGAGCGTGGACGGGAGTAGCGTCACTGGTACCGCGGATGGGGGCacgccgaagaagaagaagaggtttAGGGGGCTGAGGAAGATGTTTAGGCTTGATGAGTAG
- a CDS encoding uncharacterized protein (EggNog:ENOG503NWPP), producing the protein MSADTVSTLFPGRPIRPLPKRPLRERLSAEVASSIQYPRVPQTVHPLFSYPCPPVEAQPSQLSGLTGEPGQQSRAGTGADGASIRRANRVPLDSASRLSRPVVKTEFSRHGIPYPPNSASSSADGYDTFEHTNNKKKRKIPSAAEMLSNGAHHSSESLPSSGSLAVQPLDAHDEESPGCTTYYGPGFRGTYGMCNMYNVAGPGRGRYGRPRSGRSPLRPLPDTSNSWVGRVKARPVQWGGKPPTENTGIISSAIANAEKLPPHQGRENTSLLNQQLNTKRTPATSQFTFTCGSAVTAWPGRAVPQQSMNIRPPLVNGVRGTQVSQTAYAPSTLPQPAHVLPKDTAAKSAGNTHARPVANPKPARRNAATEYLAAARARRQAKQEENRRHPPKPEDIWICHFCEYEDIFGHPPEALIRQYEIKDRKQRQLEQRRRAQWERMKKGKHKGKKNSKLHNKNINAVQEPAAVDSQGASDSQGTQSEENYNDDEECEDKECEGEDAGYPDCPAEVPGRRQQFPIRPGGNHDIPGT; encoded by the exons ATGTCCGCCGACACGGTGTCTACGCTGTTTCCCGGTCGACCGATACGGCCCTTGCCGAAGAGACCGTTGCGGGAACGCCTCTCGGCCGAAGTCGCCAGCTCGATCCAGTATCCTCGAGTCCCGCAGACCGTTCACCCGCTCTTCTCATACCCCTGCCCACCGGTAGAAGCTCAACCGTCTCAGTTGTCCGGGCTCACCGGCGAGCCTGGCCAACAGTCACGAGCTGGAACCGGAGCAGATGGTGCTTCGATCAGGCGGGCAAATCGAGTGCCTCTCGACTCCGCAAGCCGTCTCTCACGCCCCGTGGTCAAGACCGAGTTCAGCAGGCACGGAATACCATACCCTCCGAATTCAGCGTCATCTTCAGCCGATGGATACGACACCTTTGagcacaccaacaacaagaaaaagcGCAAGATTCCATCAGCTGCCGAGATGCTTTCGAATGGAGCACATCACAGCAGCGAGTCGCTTCCAAGCTCTGGTTCACTTGCTGTGCAGCCTTTGGACGCCCATGACGAAGAATCGCCTGGGTGTACAACCTATTATGGACCTGGATTCCGAGGAACGTACGGCATGTGCAATATGTACAACGTGGCGGGGCCAGGTCGTGGCCGGTATGGACGTCCGAGAAGCGGGCGGAGTCCGCTCCGGCCACTGCCGGATACGAGTAACAGTTGGGTCGGGAGAGTCAAGGCACGCCCGGTGCAATGGGGTGGCAAGCCACCAA CCGAAAACACTGGCATCATTTCCAGTGCCATTGCCAACGCAGAGAAACTGCCCCCtcatcaaggccgagaaAACACCAGTCTTCTGAACCAGCAACTGAATACGAAACGGACTCCAGCAACCAGCCAGTTCACATTCACTTGTGGTTCGGCAGTAACGGCTTGGCCCGGCCGAGCGGTGCCACAACAGTCTATGAACATTCGTCCACCTCTGGTGAACGGCGTCCGTGGCACCCAGGTGTCTCAAACCGCCTACGCTCCATCAACCCTGCCCCAGCCTGCGCATGTTTTACCAAAAGACACGGCTGCCAAGTCAGCAGGCAACACCCATGCACGACCGGTTGCCAATCCCAAGCCCGCTCGCCGCAACGCTGCCACTGAGTACCTGGCCGCTGCCAGAGCACGCCGTCAGGCAAAGCAAGAAGAGAACAGACGgcatccccccaaacctgAGGATATTTGGATCTGCCACTTCTGCGAGTATGAGGACATCTTTGGACATCCGCCCGAGGCTCTCATCCGTCAGTATGAGATCAAGGACCGCAAACAGCGGCAGCTGGAGCAGCGACGTCGAGCTCAatgggagaggatgaagaagggcaagcacaagggaaagaagaacaGCAAGCTTCACAACAAGAACATTAATGCTGTACAAGAGCCTGCGGCCGTTGACAGCCAAGGGGCATCCGACAGTCAGGGCACGCAGAGCGAGGAGAACTAtaacgacgacgaagagtGCGAGGATAAGGAGTGTGAGGGCGAAGATGCTGGGTATCCCGACTGTCCCGCCGAGGTGCCTGGCCGCCGTCAGCAGTTCCCGATCCGCCCTGGCGGCAACCATGACATACCGGGCACATAA